The candidate division WOR-3 bacterium genome includes a window with the following:
- a CDS encoding T9SS type A sorting domain-containing protein has protein sequence MRSMIVTLALVLMLSSIWAAVDRNAPGTLFQDRFPVFQNGGSSEGAVPYRFTNEGDALPGQVDKPAAPAFGAPPQILEMTDEGNPVEPKPLWGEDIQVYDGGIKSPVPAGSERMIAYDQTHAGVLFAAFVVENGDTIRIYRSTDSGNTWSNWNGVQHPSNVLSSPELVVAEGDSSFVFLFFRTSANNGDAYCARFGLTGGINMFSVKVDSDTIVNLAACKDNGNPYYLYVTYELHDGTYDVWLMRSTNYGITWTAPSGFVNDTRIPPKPDIAVGYNNRVYVSWLDKRQSSVDSASFRIKRSTDRGNTWEQSRQVGGPQVRVFDGVIGADNTDPSIWLVHVRDMEPFNGMGLGVFYYYTTTDDTIWYYGGDEGIGHGDTDNNEKMPSIATHWSSGVPTVCYAIVPSESLMFTWCPGDTNWTTPHKVNNHRHTGNFAPAAGWKNVGSASFSTVLYAGVGPEDLWFDSWDNTTGVNEENPAGIKQVVAVKPNPATGRAVINWATVSSGTVQLTIHDVTGRRVATLVQGHLNPGDYQTVWNCADVPAGVYLYRLNGTSAETGRIVVSH, from the coding sequence ATGAGAAGTATGATAGTCACGCTGGCATTAGTTTTAATGCTCAGCAGTATCTGGGCGGCGGTTGACCGCAACGCCCCGGGCACTCTGTTTCAAGACCGATTTCCCGTTTTTCAGAACGGAGGTTCATCGGAAGGAGCGGTTCCGTACCGATTCACAAACGAAGGCGATGCACTACCTGGACAGGTTGATAAACCAGCAGCACCCGCTTTTGGCGCGCCGCCCCAAATTTTAGAAATGACTGATGAGGGGAATCCGGTTGAACCCAAGCCATTGTGGGGAGAGGATATTCAGGTTTATGATGGCGGAATCAAAAGCCCAGTACCAGCGGGTTCGGAGCGGATGATTGCCTATGACCAGACCCACGCCGGTGTTCTGTTTGCGGCATTTGTGGTTGAGAATGGTGACACAATCAGGATTTACCGATCAACCGATAGCGGCAATACCTGGAGTAATTGGAATGGGGTGCAGCATCCGAGCAATGTGCTGAGTTCACCAGAACTGGTTGTCGCAGAGGGCGACTCCAGTTTTGTATTCCTTTTTTTCCGCACATCGGCGAATAATGGCGATGCTTACTGTGCCAGATTCGGATTAACCGGCGGTATTAATATGTTTTCGGTTAAGGTGGATAGCGATACCATTGTCAATCTTGCCGCATGCAAGGACAACGGCAATCCTTATTATCTCTATGTTACTTATGAGTTACATGATGGCACTTATGATGTTTGGCTGATGCGTTCAACCAATTATGGAATAACCTGGACCGCACCATCGGGTTTTGTTAATGATACCCGTATTCCACCTAAACCGGACATCGCGGTCGGTTACAACAACCGGGTCTATGTCTCTTGGCTTGATAAACGGCAGAGTTCGGTTGACTCGGCTTCTTTCCGGATTAAGCGTTCTACGGACCGGGGGAATACCTGGGAGCAGTCAAGGCAGGTGGGAGGACCGCAGGTGCGGGTGTTTGATGGCGTGATTGGAGCGGATAATACCGACCCGAGCATCTGGCTGGTTCATGTCCGGGATATGGAGCCCTTTAATGGGATGGGGCTGGGTGTATTCTATTACTACACCACGACTGATGACACAATCTGGTATTACGGTGGTGATGAAGGTATTGGCCACGGTGATACCGATAACAACGAAAAGATGCCCAGTATCGCTACCCATTGGTCATCGGGCGTTCCGACCGTATGTTATGCCATCGTGCCATCGGAATCACTGATGTTCACCTGGTGTCCTGGAGATACGAACTGGACAACGCCGCACAAGGTGAACAACCATCGGCACACCGGCAATTTTGCACCAGCCGCCGGGTGGAAAAATGTCGGTTCCGCTTCTTTTTCAACTGTGCTCTATGCCGGTGTTGGACCAGAGGACCTGTGGTTTGACTCCTGGGATAATACAACCGGAGTGAATGAGGAGAATCCGGCAGGAATCAAACAGGTGGTTGCGGTGAAACCAAACCCGGCAACGGGTAGAGCGGTAATCAACTGGGCAACTGTTAGCAGCGGCACAGTGCAACTGACGATTCACGATGTTACGGGCAGACGAGTTGCAACACTCGTTCAGGGACATTTGAATCCGGGTGATTACCAGACGGTCTGGAACTGCGCGGATGTGCCCGCAGGTGTTTATCTGTACCGGTTGAATGGAACATCAGCGGAAACAGGCAGGATTGTAGTTTCCCATTAA
- a CDS encoding fibronectin type III domain-containing protein, which translates to MNKSLFFLCLILVIVNCVTNQPPTAPEISGPTTARPYDTVTFTFVATDPEGKEVSYKIVWGDTSSIDWSPFYASGQPVRRSHTYPDTGTYTIKAIARDPQLKESPWSDSLIINIRLLPPGVPEKPAGPAFCTTGVSYQYRFRASHPQNDSLWYQIDWGGTVDDWRGPVPSDTYLFVNHTFDTAGIYAVAVRARDSRMQMTNWSDTLLVTVVAIPGGPPTAFTIEAATDTTVRLSWQPPVEGVPNFYRLQFKEIGGTGWSTVAETTALSVEHNPHGLTGMYKIAAVFGATVYEDTVPLSTIPVQTGSVTVGELSGPDKPGYGWNRLTGTGKAYPMDDTLYCDSIDWFCTDFALGSNGPFYFVASPNIAPYDTSANVPAGPWRQTALALLADEQGPVPPAGDTSYHNIIRLNTAPVSFAIRTEDDYYAIVKVTQIRISNQDIRVQAWFQPINGLRLLRH; encoded by the coding sequence ATGAACAAAAGCCTGTTTTTCTTGTGTCTGATACTGGTGATTGTCAACTGTGTCACCAACCAGCCACCAACCGCACCGGAAATCTCCGGTCCCACAACCGCCCGTCCCTATGACACCGTCACCTTTACCTTTGTCGCCACTGACCCCGAAGGCAAAGAGGTCTCCTACAAAATCGTCTGGGGCGACACCTCCAGTATTGACTGGTCACCATTCTATGCCAGCGGCCAGCCTGTGCGGCGTTCCCATACCTATCCGGACACCGGCACCTACACCATCAAGGCAATCGCCCGGGACCCGCAACTGAAAGAGTCGCCCTGGAGCGACAGTTTGATTATCAACATCCGCTTACTGCCGCCCGGAGTTCCGGAAAAGCCGGCTGGTCCTGCCTTCTGCACCACCGGCGTATCCTATCAATACCGCTTTCGTGCCTCCCATCCCCAGAACGACAGTTTGTGGTACCAGATTGACTGGGGCGGCACAGTTGACGACTGGCGCGGACCGGTGCCAAGCGACACATACCTTTTCGTCAACCACACCTTTGACACTGCGGGCATCTATGCGGTAGCGGTGCGCGCCCGCGACAGCCGGATGCAGATGACCAACTGGTCCGACACCCTTCTTGTTACGGTCGTGGCGATTCCGGGTGGTCCGCCAACCGCCTTCACAATTGAAGCCGCAACCGACACCACCGTGCGCCTGTCCTGGCAACCGCCGGTTGAAGGTGTGCCCAACTTTTACCGGTTGCAGTTCAAAGAGATTGGCGGCACCGGCTGGAGCACCGTCGCTGAAACCACCGCTTTGAGCGTGGAACACAACCCGCACGGCTTAACCGGAATGTACAAAATCGCTGCGGTCTTTGGCGCCACCGTTTACGAAGACACCGTTCCCCTTTCCACCATACCGGTCCAGACCGGCTCCGTGACTGTGGGCGAACTTTCTGGACCAGATAAACCGGGCTACGGCTGGAACCGCTTGACCGGCACGGGCAAGGCTTATCCGATGGACGACACCCTGTACTGCGACTCAATTGACTGGTTCTGCACCGACTTCGCTCTTGGCTCCAACGGACCTTTCTACTTTGTTGCCAGCCCCAACATCGCACCTTATGACACCAGCGCCAATGTGCCTGCCGGACCCTGGCGCCAGACCGCGCTCGCCCTGCTCGCCGATGAACAGGGACCAGTGCCACCTGCCGGCGACACATCCTACCATAACATCATCCGGCTCAACACTGCACCGGTCTCCTTTGCCATTCGCACCGAAGACGACTACTATGCAATTGTCAAAGTGACCCAGATAAGAATCTCCAATCAGGACATTCGCGTCCAGGCGTGGTTCCAGCCCATCAACGGCTTACGCCTGCTCCGGCACTAA
- a CDS encoding 4Fe-4S dicluster domain-containing protein — translation MEKQKTKGRRAKIKENQEQVPGNGSQQFVTIYVMGEAYQVPKELTIMKAMEYAGYRFIRGCGCRGGFCGACGTVYRTKDSYKLKVGLACQTVVEDGMYLTQIPFYPANKKIYNIDELKADTQVLVRYYPELMRCIACNSCTKICPQDIDVMGYVQAAIRGDIAKVADMSFDCIMCGLCASRCPAEIVHYNVALLARRLYGAKIAPRAAHLQERLKEIETGAFEPGLDKLTRMSEEELSRLYYEARDIEPE, via the coding sequence ATGGAAAAGCAAAAGACCAAAGGACGCCGGGCTAAGATAAAAGAGAACCAGGAGCAGGTACCGGGAAACGGTTCGCAGCAGTTTGTGACGATATATGTGATGGGTGAGGCGTATCAGGTGCCCAAAGAGTTGACGATTATGAAGGCGATGGAGTATGCCGGTTATCGGTTTATCCGGGGGTGCGGGTGCCGGGGAGGTTTTTGCGGTGCCTGCGGCACGGTGTATCGAACCAAAGACTCCTATAAACTGAAGGTTGGGCTCGCCTGCCAGACGGTGGTGGAAGATGGGATGTATCTGACCCAGATTCCCTTTTATCCGGCAAACAAAAAGATTTACAACATTGACGAACTCAAAGCGGACACCCAGGTTTTGGTGCGGTACTATCCGGAACTGATGCGCTGTATCGCCTGCAACTCCTGCACAAAAATCTGTCCCCAGGACATTGATGTGATGGGTTATGTGCAGGCGGCGATTAGGGGCGACATCGCTAAGGTCGCAGATATGTCGTTTGACTGTATTATGTGCGGGCTCTGTGCCAGCCGCTGTCCAGCCGAGATTGTCCATTACAATGTGGCACTACTTGCCCGCCGGCTTTACGGTGCGAAGATTGCACCCCGGGCGGCGCATCTTCAGGAACGGCTGAAGGAGATTGAAACCGGGGCGTTTGAGCCGGGGCTGGACAAACTGACAAGGATGAGTGAAGAAGAGCTTTCCCGTCTCTACTACGAGGCGCGGGATATTGAACCGGAGTAA
- a CDS encoding fumarate hydratase — protein sequence MVAQSGNSQCREIPFELVKETVARLCIEANCVLGADMVRALENGLKAEESETGKEIFRQLLKNQEIARADMMPICQDTGWAVVWVEIGSEVRITGGELGTAIQEGVAKGYTEGYLRKSIVADPLRRKNTGNNTPAIVYYEIVPGNQLKITVQPKGGGSENMSEVKMLSAADGVEGIKRFVVDRVWRSQANPCPPIIVGVGIGGTFEKCAQLAKRALLREVGSVHPDPFYAQLEEELLNEINRLGIGPQGLGGRITALAVFIEAFPCHIAMMPCAVNINCHAARHKSAVL from the coding sequence ATGGTGGCGCAATCGGGTAACAGTCAATGCCGGGAGATTCCTTTTGAACTGGTGAAAGAGACGGTTGCCCGGTTGTGTATTGAGGCGAACTGCGTTTTAGGCGCGGATATGGTGCGGGCGCTGGAGAATGGCTTAAAGGCAGAAGAGTCGGAGACCGGCAAGGAGATTTTCCGGCAATTGCTGAAGAATCAGGAGATTGCCCGCGCCGATATGATGCCGATATGTCAGGACACCGGTTGGGCGGTTGTCTGGGTTGAGATTGGTTCTGAGGTGCGAATTACCGGTGGTGAGCTGGGCACCGCGATTCAGGAAGGGGTGGCAAAAGGCTATACCGAAGGTTATTTGAGAAAGTCAATTGTTGCGGACCCGTTGCGCCGAAAAAACACCGGCAACAACACGCCGGCGATTGTTTACTATGAGATTGTGCCCGGTAACCAGTTGAAGATAACAGTGCAGCCCAAAGGTGGGGGTAGTGAAAATATGAGTGAGGTGAAGATGCTCTCTGCCGCGGATGGGGTTGAAGGGATAAAGCGATTTGTGGTGGACCGGGTGTGGCGCTCGCAGGCGAACCCGTGTCCGCCGATTATCGTGGGCGTTGGTATTGGCGGGACATTTGAGAAGTGTGCACAACTGGCAAAACGGGCACTTTTACGCGAGGTGGGTTCGGTGCATCCGGACCCGTTTTATGCGCAACTGGAAGAGGAGTTGCTTAATGAAATCAACCGGCTGGGAATTGGTCCGCAGGGTCTTGGGGGCAGGATTACTGCTCTGGCGGTGTTCATTGAGGCTTTCCCCTGTCACATTGCGATGATGCCCTGTGCGGTCAATATCAACTGCCATGCGGCAAGGCATAAGAGTGCGGTTTTATGA
- a CDS encoding T9SS type A sorting domain-containing protein, whose amino-acid sequence MKKGLIPAVVLVVLLIPVRLPALDIYGYLNTGMNSTQIDSMRWYFFLQPQPVMESTPGWGGPPSSLDTFQFSPKEQWPIRIELFAQINGMPRSFVIDQVLCDTWYDIEGSAVRFDTTLSGLNGPINHNVFHLTVTPNPAPKGWIQVNGLPPTNRAIVQIYAPNGTLVLTRSITPAGSGAAHLNVCHLSKGVYILKVRSEYITWQGKLLLLN is encoded by the coding sequence ATGAAAAAAGGATTGATTCCCGCCGTAGTTTTAGTTGTCTTGCTCATTCCTGTCCGACTGCCGGCGCTGGACATCTACGGCTACCTTAACACCGGTATGAATTCTACTCAGATTGACAGCATGCGCTGGTACTTTTTCCTTCAGCCTCAACCGGTAATGGAATCAACTCCGGGCTGGGGTGGTCCGCCAAGTTCTCTTGACACATTTCAGTTTTCTCCCAAGGAGCAATGGCCCATAAGAATCGAACTGTTTGCTCAAATCAACGGTATGCCCCGTTCATTTGTCATTGACCAAGTTCTCTGTGACACCTGGTATGACATAGAAGGAAGTGCGGTGCGCTTTGACACAACGCTCAGCGGATTGAATGGCCCAATTAATCACAATGTATTTCACCTTACGGTTACTCCTAATCCTGCACCCAAAGGCTGGATTCAGGTAAACGGACTTCCACCAACAAATCGGGCAATTGTCCAAATCTACGCACCTAACGGCACTTTAGTTCTTACTCGCTCAATTACCCCAGCCGGTTCCGGCGCTGCTCATCTCAATGTCTGTCATCTATCAAAAGGTGTCTATATCCTGAAGGTCCGTTCCGAATACATCACATGGCAGGGGAAACTCCTATTATTGAACTGA
- a CDS encoding Fe-S-containing hydro-lyase has translation MTGERKRISTPLTDDVVRLLRAGDAVLLSGRVYTARDLAHKRLVESLERGEKLPFEIQGAVIYYVGPSPAKPGKPIGACGPTTSYRMDPYTPKLLSVGLKGMIGKGNRSPAVIEAIRRHGAVYFAAVGGAAALLAQCVKQATPIAYEDLGPEAIQELLVENLPLIVVNDCYGGDLYEEGVRRFRKEG, from the coding sequence ATGACGGGTGAGCGTAAAAGAATCAGTACACCGTTGACCGATGATGTGGTCCGGCTTTTGCGTGCCGGAGATGCGGTGCTTTTGTCGGGCAGGGTTTACACCGCCCGGGACCTGGCACACAAAAGACTGGTGGAGAGTTTAGAGCGGGGTGAAAAACTGCCGTTTGAGATTCAGGGTGCGGTTATTTACTATGTTGGTCCCAGTCCGGCAAAACCGGGCAAACCAATTGGTGCGTGCGGGCCAACCACATCTTATCGGATGGACCCTTACACCCCGAAACTTTTGTCGGTCGGACTCAAAGGGATGATTGGCAAGGGCAACCGCAGTCCGGCAGTGATTGAGGCGATAAGGCGGCACGGTGCGGTTTACTTTGCCGCGGTGGGTGGTGCGGCAGCGCTTCTTGCCCAGTGCGTGAAACAGGCAACGCCGATCGCCTACGAGGATTTAGGTCCGGAAGCAATCCAGGAACTTTTAGTTGAAAACCTGCCGCTGATTGTGGTCAATGACTGTTATGGTGGCGACCTTTACGAGGAGGGCGTGAGGAGGTTTCGAAAGGAGGGTTGA
- a CDS encoding MBL fold metallo-hydrolase — protein MKVKWLGHAAFLFTTDEGLKILTDPYVPGAYDGAVGYGKIQEVADIVTVSHEHADHNGARDLPGRPQVLKGEGEWTIKGVKIKGVATFHDPVKGKERGTNTVFIYDVDNLRLVHLGDLGHIPDKAVLSVLGRVDVILVPVGGVFTIDAHQAAELVRLVKPRLVIPMHYKTPKLGFGIAGVDEFLKLAPGVKQTGKSEVEVKAELLPAGTETWVLLPAL, from the coding sequence ATGAAGGTCAAGTGGTTGGGCCATGCCGCATTCCTTTTTACCACTGATGAGGGGTTGAAGATTCTTACCGACCCTTATGTGCCCGGTGCTTATGATGGCGCGGTCGGGTACGGCAAGATTCAGGAGGTGGCGGACATTGTTACGGTCAGCCATGAGCACGCGGACCACAATGGCGCGCGCGATTTGCCGGGAAGACCGCAGGTTCTGAAAGGCGAGGGTGAATGGACGATAAAAGGGGTGAAGATAAAAGGGGTTGCGACCTTTCACGACCCGGTAAAGGGCAAAGAGCGGGGCACAAACACCGTCTTTATCTATGATGTTGACAACCTGCGTCTGGTGCACCTGGGTGATTTGGGGCACATTCCTGATAAGGCGGTGTTGTCGGTTCTGGGCAGGGTTGATGTCATCTTAGTGCCAGTGGGTGGTGTGTTTACGATTGACGCCCATCAGGCGGCTGAACTTGTCAGACTGGTTAAACCCCGGCTGGTAATTCCGATGCACTACAAGACACCGAAATTAGGGTTTGGTATCGCCGGGGTTGATGAGTTTTTGAAACTGGCGCCCGGAGTGAAGCAGACTGGCAAATCTGAGGTTGAGGTGAAAGCGGAACTGCTACCGGCAGGGACCGAAACCTGGGTGCTTTTACCAGCACTGTAA
- the rpmA gene encoding 50S ribosomal protein L27 has protein sequence MAHKKGGGTAKNGRDSAGKRLGVKAYGGEFVRTGEVLVRQRGTRILPGKNVGRGSDDTLYALQDGVVRFEWASRDKKRISVYPAN, from the coding sequence ATGGCGCATAAGAAGGGTGGCGGTACCGCCAAAAATGGCCGCGACAGTGCGGGCAAGCGGCTGGGTGTAAAGGCTTATGGCGGTGAGTTTGTACGCACCGGTGAGGTGCTGGTGCGGCAGCGCGGGACCAGGATTCTGCCGGGCAAAAATGTTGGTCGGGGTAGCGATGACACACTTTATGCCCTGCAGGATGGGGTGGTCCGCTTTGAATGGGCAAGCCGGGATAAGAAGCGGATTTCGGTCTATCCGGCGAATTAA
- a CDS encoding tryptophan-rich sensory protein, producing MKAIDIVKLIISIALPLAAGALGNIATAPAIPDWYQSLNKPVFNPPRWLFGPAWTLLFILMGIALFLVWRKGFNAPGIKLALLVFVIQLVLNVLWSFLFFGLRSPLAGLVEIVILWLAILLTIILFFRISVPAGILLLPYIGWVTFATVLNAAIVKLNS from the coding sequence GTGAAAGCCATTGACATTGTAAAGTTAATTATCAGCATCGCCCTGCCCCTGGCAGCAGGCGCGCTCGGCAATATCGCCACGGCGCCGGCAATTCCTGACTGGTATCAGAGTTTAAACAAACCGGTGTTCAACCCGCCGAGATGGCTCTTCGGTCCTGCCTGGACATTGCTTTTTATCCTGATGGGTATCGCTCTGTTTTTAGTCTGGCGCAAAGGGTTTAATGCCCCGGGTATCAAACTGGCGCTACTCGTTTTTGTGATTCAGTTGGTGCTCAATGTCCTCTGGTCGTTTCTCTTCTTTGGCTTACGCTCCCCCCTTGCTGGACTCGTGGAGATTGTTATCCTCTGGCTGGCGATTCTTCTTACCATCATTCTCTTCTTCCGGATTTCTGTCCCTGCCGGTATCTTACTTTTGCCTTACATTGGCTGGGTCACCTTTGCCACTGTCCTCAACGCCGCGATAGTAAAACTGAATTCGTGA
- a CDS encoding FAD-binding protein — protein MYPESMQESIKKLEATRQERIKQGKIPLLDAESKKALLKSFHPDYIETSMRALTVGPNKGDRTPHELADLLEAWPLVEPKRFDPDNPKFDVDVLIIGGGGAGVAAALTAAEYGAKVLLTTKLRLGDANTMMAQGGIQAADKPNDSPERHYLDVLGGGHFKNIPELARALVTDAPGIIAWLEKLGVMFDKEPDGTMKTIHGGGTSRKRMHACRDYTGAEIMRTLRDEFRNRELMVLEFCAALELLTDDEGACTGAAFVNLDTNELFTVRAKTVILATGGCGRLHIQGFPCTNHYGATADGLVLAYRAGAKLAFIDTIQYHPTGVAYPEQIVGQLITEKVRGLGAHLVNVHGNRFIYELESRDITASAIIRECVGRKNGVVTPTGRLGVWLDTPLIEILKGEGAVKANLPAMYHQFARFGIYMDKEPILTYPTQHYQNGGVLINDQGETGVKNLYAAGEVAGGIHGRNRLMGNSLLDILVFGRRAGRSAAEKAKKTAVRSCGFKHLSQFEAELKKAGVPKNRRSPMVLPEYRRPELQTPLAFVE, from the coding sequence ATGTATCCAGAGTCAATGCAGGAGTCAATAAAAAAACTGGAGGCGACCAGGCAGGAGCGAATCAAGCAGGGGAAGATTCCGTTGCTTGATGCCGAAAGTAAGAAGGCGCTCTTGAAGTCGTTCCATCCCGATTACATTGAGACCAGTATGCGGGCGCTCACCGTTGGTCCAAACAAGGGCGACCGAACACCGCACGAACTGGCAGACCTGCTGGAAGCCTGGCCCCTGGTTGAGCCGAAGCGGTTTGACCCGGACAATCCAAAGTTTGATGTTGATGTGTTAATTATCGGTGGTGGTGGTGCCGGCGTGGCAGCGGCGTTAACTGCGGCAGAGTACGGGGCAAAGGTGCTTTTGACCACGAAACTGCGGCTTGGTGATGCCAATACGATGATGGCACAGGGCGGAATTCAGGCGGCAGACAAGCCGAACGACTCGCCGGAAAGGCACTACCTTGATGTTTTGGGTGGGGGGCATTTCAAAAATATTCCGGAACTGGCACGGGCGCTGGTTACCGACGCACCGGGCATCATCGCCTGGCTGGAAAAGTTGGGGGTGATGTTTGACAAAGAGCCGGACGGCACGATGAAGACGATTCACGGCGGTGGCACATCCCGTAAGCGGATGCACGCCTGCCGGGACTACACCGGTGCCGAGATTATGCGCACCCTGCGGGACGAGTTTCGCAACCGGGAACTGATGGTCCTGGAGTTCTGTGCGGCGCTGGAACTTTTGACCGACGATGAGGGCGCCTGCACCGGTGCGGCGTTTGTCAACTTAGATACGAATGAGTTGTTCACGGTGCGGGCAAAGACGGTGATTCTCGCGACCGGCGGCTGTGGCAGACTGCACATTCAGGGGTTCCCCTGCACCAACCATTATGGCGCAACCGCGGATGGTCTGGTTTTAGCCTATCGGGCAGGGGCAAAACTGGCGTTTATCGACACGATTCAGTACCATCCCACCGGTGTTGCCTATCCGGAGCAGATTGTCGGGCAGTTGATTACCGAAAAGGTGCGCGGGCTTGGTGCCCATCTGGTCAATGTGCACGGCAACCGGTTTATCTACGAACTGGAGAGCCGGGACATTACCGCATCGGCAATCATCCGGGAGTGCGTGGGCAGAAAAAACGGGGTTGTGACCCCAACTGGCAGGCTTGGAGTGTGGCTTGATACACCGCTGATTGAAATCCTTAAAGGTGAAGGTGCGGTCAAGGCTAATCTGCCCGCGATGTACCACCAGTTTGCCCGGTTCGGGATTTATATGGACAAAGAGCCGATTTTGACCTATCCCACCCAGCACTATCAGAACGGTGGGGTTTTAATCAACGACCAGGGCGAGACCGGGGTAAAGAACCTTTATGCCGCGGGTGAAGTGGCAGGTGGTATTCATGGCAGAAACCGGCTGATGGGCAACTCGCTTCTGGACATCCTGGTTTTTGGTCGCAGGGCGGGCAGAAGTGCGGCGGAAAAGGCAAAAAAGACAGCGGTGCGCAGTTGCGGGTTCAAGCATCTGAGCCAGTTTGAGGCGGAATTGAAAAAGGCAGGGGTGCCGAAAAACCGGCGCTCACCGATGGTCTTACCCGAATACCGCAGACCCGAACTGCAGACCCCGCTGGCGTTTGTCGAATAG
- a CDS encoding T9SS type A sorting domain-containing protein, producing the protein MQRAKVISVLLLTFGTLVWAAEQASSIGTVNRGAFDPRVKALRQEQEQVKDNPTKVREIENRIQEIYLEYDQSGGRADNAIILAANDEQQLFSDGPDVVIDTGTIWATAADYEMDGTMWVAYSRERDSSVRVVKSTDHGSTWQPVIGFYTNPRSLIKRLGMVVGAGDSAFVYVGVIHPNNNGDMLCIRFNRDGSGFTGFMALQGADTINNFTMCRDYVYPYYLYICAGDEDNTQELDDFMLRSTDFAKNWTTTNTFRFVSWGSYQAGAGSYLYLAGYPGFSPARGRVNLLVNRFFGVPDSWHERQVQYDTFEVADPVMAPSFVTPPQNAVIWVVYAHNYLNSGDWDIMYAYSTDAGNSWSSSYYLASRTDRYERYPDLKNYTSVGNEYVNASYVSEATYRYVYRHWAAQSDPVNWSDTLRINSNSAGTGREIKPLLVYSPGAPATGAGCVFVGQGLRGLYWNAPWMVGIQGENAALSVNKSGFEVLPNPVTNHTTFFWSGNASRLTVYDASGRQVWYCNNPTSGVQWNRTDLSGKRVSAGVYFAQLTRANGISKSTLVVK; encoded by the coding sequence ATGCAACGGGCTAAAGTTATTTCGGTTCTGCTGTTAACATTTGGCACCCTCGTCTGGGCGGCAGAACAAGCCAGTTCCATTGGAACTGTAAATCGGGGTGCGTTTGACCCGCGGGTTAAGGCGTTGCGGCAGGAGCAGGAACAGGTAAAGGACAATCCGACAAAGGTGAGGGAGATTGAGAATCGAATTCAAGAAATCTATCTTGAATACGACCAGTCGGGTGGCAGGGCAGATAATGCCATAATCCTTGCCGCCAACGACGAGCAACAGTTATTTTCTGATGGACCGGATGTGGTGATTGACACCGGTACCATCTGGGCAACCGCTGCCGACTACGAGATGGACGGCACGATGTGGGTGGCATATTCCCGGGAGCGTGATTCAAGTGTGCGGGTGGTGAAGTCAACCGACCATGGCAGTACCTGGCAACCGGTAATAGGATTTTATACCAATCCCCGTTCTTTAATTAAACGGCTGGGAATGGTGGTTGGTGCCGGAGATTCGGCATTTGTGTATGTTGGGGTTATTCACCCGAATAACAACGGTGATATGCTCTGCATCCGGTTCAATCGTGATGGCAGCGGTTTCACAGGTTTCATGGCGCTTCAGGGTGCGGACACCATCAACAACTTCACAATGTGCCGGGACTATGTTTACCCTTACTATTTATATATCTGCGCGGGCGACGAAGACAATACACAGGAGTTGGATGATTTCATGCTGCGTTCCACCGACTTTGCCAAAAACTGGACTACGACAAACACATTTCGTTTTGTCAGCTGGGGTTCCTATCAGGCGGGTGCGGGTTCTTATCTCTACCTTGCAGGATATCCAGGTTTCAGTCCCGCTCGCGGGCGTGTTAATCTATTAGTAAATAGGTTTTTTGGCGTACCCGACTCCTGGCATGAACGGCAGGTTCAGTATGATACATTTGAAGTTGCGGACCCGGTGATGGCACCTTCATTTGTTACACCACCCCAGAACGCGGTGATCTGGGTGGTATATGCGCACAATTATCTGAACTCGGGCGACTGGGACATCATGTATGCGTATTCAACCGATGCGGGCAACTCCTGGAGTTCCAGTTACTATCTTGCGAGCAGGACTGACCGCTATGAGCGGTATCCAGACCTCAAGAACTACACATCGGTTGGTAACGAGTATGTCAACGCCTCTTATGTCAGTGAGGCGACTTACCGTTATGTTTACCGGCACTGGGCAGCACAGAGTGACCCGGTTAACTGGTCTGACACCTTGCGGATTAACTCCAATTCCGCAGGAACCGGTAGAGAGATAAAGCCCCTGTTAGTGTATTCACCGGGTGCGCCCGCTACCGGTGCCGGGTGTGTATTTGTTGGTCAGGGTTTGCGGGGTCTCTACTGGAACGCACCCTGGATGGTTGGTATTCAGGGGGAGAATGCCGCACTGTCAGTAAATAAGAGCGGTTTTGAGGTGCTGCCCAATCCGGTTACCAATCACACCACATTTTTCTGGAGCGGCAATGCTTCCCGGTTGACAGTCTATGATGCCAGCGGCAGACAGGTGTGGTATTGCAACAATCCAACAAGCGGTGTGCAGTGGAACCGAACCGATTTGTCCGGAAAGCGGGTGAGTGCAGGAGTTTACTTTGCGCAACTGACCAGGGCGAATGGTATCAGCAAAAGTACCCTGGTGGTGAAATAA